In Gordonia phthalatica, one genomic interval encodes:
- the rpsQ gene encoding 30S ribosomal protein S17, whose amino-acid sequence MSEDQKVTEDRASRKERIGYVVSDKMTKTITVELEDRKSHPLYGKIIRTTSKVKAHDENETAGIGDRVRIMETRPLSATKRWRLVEVLEKAK is encoded by the coding sequence ATGAGTGAGGACCAGAAGGTGACCGAAGATCGCGCCAGCCGCAAAGAGCGGATCGGCTACGTCGTCAGTGACAAGATGACCAAGACCATCACGGTCGAGCTGGAAGATCGCAAGAGCCACCCGCTCTACGGCAAGATCATCCGCACGACCAGCAAGGTCAAGGCGCACGACGAGAACGAGACCGCCGGTATCGGCGACCGCGTTCGCATCATGGAGACCCGACCGCTGTCGGCGACCAAGCGCTGGCGTCTCGTCGAGGTGCTCGAGAAGGCCAAGTAG
- the rpsC gene encoding 30S ribosomal protein S3, which yields MGQKINPHGFRLGITTDWSSRWYADKQYADYVKEDVAIRKLLSTGLERAGISKVEIERTRDRVRVDIHTARPGIVIGRRGAEADRIRGDLEKLTGKQVQLNILEVKNPEADAQLVAQGVAEQLSNRVAFRRAMRKAIQSAMRQPGVKGIRVQCSGRLGGAEMSRKEFYREGRVPLHTLRADIDYGLYEARTTFGRIGVKVWIYKGDIVGGRRELAAAAPSEDRRGPRRPSRPRRDSRGGQGGRNDAAQAPAADATAPAAAPAENQEG from the coding sequence GTGGGCCAGAAGATCAACCCGCACGGCTTCCGTCTGGGCATCACCACCGACTGGAGCTCGCGTTGGTACGCCGACAAGCAGTACGCGGACTACGTCAAGGAAGACGTCGCCATCCGCAAGCTGCTGAGCACCGGCCTCGAGCGCGCAGGCATCTCGAAGGTTGAGATCGAGCGCACCCGTGACCGCGTCCGCGTCGACATCCACACCGCTCGTCCGGGCATCGTCATCGGCCGCCGCGGCGCCGAGGCCGATCGCATCCGCGGCGACCTGGAGAAGCTGACCGGCAAGCAGGTCCAGCTGAACATCCTCGAGGTCAAGAACCCCGAGGCCGACGCACAGCTCGTCGCACAGGGTGTGGCCGAGCAGCTCAGCAACCGCGTGGCGTTCCGTCGCGCGATGCGCAAGGCCATCCAGTCGGCCATGCGTCAGCCGGGCGTCAAGGGCATCCGTGTCCAGTGCTCGGGTCGTCTGGGCGGTGCCGAGATGAGCCGCAAGGAGTTCTACCGCGAGGGTCGCGTCCCGCTGCACACGCTGCGCGCCGACATCGACTACGGGCTCTACGAGGCACGCACCACCTTCGGCCGCATCGGCGTGAAGGTGTGGATCTACAAGGGCGACATCGTCGGCGGCCGTCGTGAGCTGGCCGCTGCCGCTCCGTCCGAGGACCGTCGCGGACCGCGTCGTCCCAGCCGTCCGCGCCGTGACTCGCGCGGTGGCCAGGGCGGTCGCAACGACGCTGCGCAGGCTCCTGCCGCCGACGCCACCGCGCCGGCCGCGGCGCCTGCCGAGAACCAGGAGGGCTGA
- the rpsS gene encoding 30S ribosomal protein S19, whose protein sequence is MPRSLKKGPFVDDHLLKKVDVQNEKGTKQVIKTWSRRSTIIPDFIGHTFAVHDGRKHVPVFVSESMVGHKLGEFAPTRTFKGHIKDDRKAKRR, encoded by the coding sequence ATGCCACGCAGCCTGAAGAAGGGCCCGTTCGTCGACGACCACCTCCTGAAGAAGGTGGATGTTCAGAACGAGAAGGGCACCAAGCAGGTCATCAAGACCTGGTCGCGCCGCTCGACCATCATCCCCGACTTCATCGGTCACACCTTTGCGGTCCACGACGGTCGCAAGCACGTGCCCGTGTTCGTGTCCGAGTCGATGGTGGGTCACAAGCTGGGCGAGTTCGCCCCCACCCGTACCTTCAAGGGTCACATCAAGGATGACCGGAAAGCGAAGCGCCGGTAA
- a CDS encoding ATP-binding cassette domain-containing protein, with amino-acid sequence MADSDRSRNDDNAGGRPPHDPLRDTAAWSFDDPVAAQLKAWRKELGPETAGAAADDRSDVAVPAQPGRNEGGRPAPAPTAVQRDQPRPEPQARYVDPAATGRRAAHSQPPSAPWPLSGFVRRRAEPELIDVHPPRESRPLPTGRHSAWDVISSEPSRHASRVSPAEAANAAARTVAFPALDLVPLGADDVDVEYAIEVDGLRKVFKDMVAVDGVSFKVPKGKIVALLGPNGAGKTTTVNMLCTLLRPDGGSATVDGCDVVDDAAGVRRSIMLTGQFAALDESLTGRENLVLFGRLLGLHKADAKKRAGELLETFALVPAADKKVGQYSGGMRRRIDIACGLVTEPKVVFLDEPTTGLDPRSRQEVWSLVEKLREDGVTVLLTTQYLEEADMLSDSIVVIDRGRVIAEGTSDELKEATGAAYCEVTPVHPAYLPRLRGKLADLLGSASGEADEATGAIAVPAPDGPETLAEVIRRTEAARIPLADIALRRPSLDEVFLALTGQPEADGEAADGDL; translated from the coding sequence ATGGCGGACTCTGACCGCAGTCGAAACGATGACAACGCGGGTGGTCGGCCGCCGCACGATCCGCTGCGCGACACCGCGGCATGGTCGTTCGACGACCCTGTCGCCGCACAGCTGAAGGCGTGGCGCAAGGAGCTCGGTCCGGAGACGGCCGGAGCTGCGGCGGATGATCGCTCAGACGTGGCGGTGCCTGCGCAACCCGGGCGGAACGAAGGCGGAAGGCCCGCACCTGCCCCCACTGCCGTGCAGCGCGATCAGCCTCGTCCCGAGCCGCAGGCCAGGTACGTCGATCCCGCAGCCACGGGGCGCCGCGCGGCGCATTCGCAGCCGCCGAGCGCGCCGTGGCCGCTGAGCGGATTCGTGCGTCGCCGTGCGGAGCCCGAACTGATCGATGTGCATCCGCCGCGGGAGTCGCGTCCGTTGCCGACGGGACGGCACTCCGCCTGGGACGTGATCTCGTCGGAGCCGTCACGGCACGCCTCCCGGGTCAGCCCCGCGGAGGCGGCGAACGCGGCCGCCCGCACGGTGGCGTTCCCCGCGCTGGACCTGGTTCCGCTGGGCGCGGACGACGTCGACGTCGAGTACGCGATCGAGGTCGACGGCCTGCGCAAGGTGTTCAAGGACATGGTCGCCGTGGACGGCGTCTCGTTCAAGGTGCCCAAGGGCAAGATCGTCGCCCTGCTGGGGCCGAACGGCGCAGGAAAGACGACCACCGTCAACATGCTGTGCACCCTGCTGCGTCCGGACGGCGGCTCAGCAACGGTCGACGGCTGCGATGTCGTCGACGACGCCGCGGGCGTTCGGCGGTCGATCATGTTGACCGGTCAGTTCGCGGCGCTCGACGAATCCCTGACGGGGCGGGAGAACCTGGTCCTGTTCGGCCGACTGCTCGGGCTCCACAAGGCCGATGCGAAGAAGCGCGCCGGCGAACTCCTGGAGACCTTCGCGCTGGTGCCCGCCGCCGACAAGAAGGTCGGACAGTACTCGGGCGGCATGCGCCGTCGCATCGACATCGCCTGCGGTCTGGTGACCGAGCCGAAGGTCGTGTTCCTGGACGAACCGACCACCGGCCTCGACCCGCGAAGCCGCCAGGAGGTCTGGTCGCTCGTCGAGAAGCTGCGTGAGGACGGCGTCACCGTCCTCCTCACCACTCAGTACCTGGAAGAGGCCGACATGCTGTCCGACAGCATCGTGGTGATCGATCGTGGACGGGTCATCGCCGAGGGCACGTCGGACGAGCTCAAGGAGGCCACGGGCGCAGCCTACTGCGAGGTGACCCCGGTGCACCCGGCCTACCTTCCGCGACTGCGCGGCAAGCTCGCGGATCTGCTCGGGTCCGCGAGCGGGGAGGCCGACGAGGCGACCGGCGCCATCGCGGTCCCGGCACCCGACGGGCCGGAGACTCTCGCCGAGGTGATCCGGCGGACTGAGGCCGCGCGGATTCCGCTCGCGGACATCGCGCTGCGCCGGCCGTCGTTGGACGAGGTGTTCCTGGCGTTGACGGGGCAGCCGGAAGCAGACGGCGAGGCGGCCGATGGCGACCTCTGA
- the rplV gene encoding 50S ribosomal protein L22, which yields MTTTDNAVQSARATAKFVRVTPMKARRVLDLVRGKNVDEALDILRFAPQAASEPVYKVLASAVANAENNLGLDRRTLAVSEAFANEGPTLKRFQPRAQGRAFRIRKRTSHITVVVAGGENAGSGRRQQQKKKGA from the coding sequence ATGACTACGACTGATAACGCAGTGCAGAGCGCACGGGCGACCGCGAAGTTCGTTCGCGTCACCCCGATGAAGGCACGCCGCGTCCTCGACCTGGTCCGCGGCAAGAACGTGGACGAGGCCCTGGACATCCTGCGGTTCGCCCCGCAGGCCGCCAGCGAGCCGGTCTACAAGGTGCTTGCCAGCGCCGTCGCCAACGCCGAGAACAACCTGGGTCTGGATCGCCGGACCCTGGCCGTCTCGGAGGCTTTCGCCAACGAGGGCCCGACCCTGAAGCGGTTCCAGCCGCGTGCACAGGGCCGCGCCTTCCGTATCCGCAAGCGCACCAGCCACATCACCGTGGTCGTCGCCGGCGGAGAGAACGCGGGATCCGGGCGTCGCCAGCAGCAGAAGAAGAAGGGAGCCTAA
- the rpsJ gene encoding 30S ribosomal protein S10 → MAGQKIRIRLKAYDHEAIDASARKIVETVTRTGARVVGPVPLPTEKNVYCVIRSPHKYKDSREHFEMRTHKRLIDILDPTPKTVDALMRIDLPASVDVNIQ, encoded by the coding sequence GTGGCGGGACAGAAGATCCGCATCAGGCTCAAGGCCTACGACCACGAGGCGATCGACGCTTCTGCGCGCAAGATCGTGGAGACCGTGACCCGCACGGGTGCACGTGTGGTCGGCCCGGTGCCGTTGCCCACCGAAAAGAATGTGTACTGCGTTATCCGTTCGCCGCATAAGTACAAGGACAGCCGCGAACACTTCGAGATGCGCACGCACAAGCGACTCATCGACATCCTCGACCCGACGCCGAAGACGGTCGACGCGCTCATGCGCATCGACCTCCCGGCCAGTGTCGACGTCAACATTCAGTGA
- the rplP gene encoding 50S ribosomal protein L16, with product MLIPRRVKHRKQHHPSLKGRAKGGTKVTFGDYGIQALEGAYITNRQIESARIAINRHIKRGGKVWINIFPDRPITKKPAETRMGSGKGSPEWWVAPVKPGRVLFEMSYPNEETAREALRRAQHKLPIKTRIVTREEQF from the coding sequence ATGTTGATCCCTCGCAGGGTCAAGCACCGCAAGCAGCACCACCCCAGCCTCAAGGGCCGGGCCAAGGGCGGAACCAAGGTCACCTTCGGTGACTACGGCATCCAGGCTCTGGAAGGTGCTTACATCACCAACCGACAGATCGAGTCGGCTCGTATCGCGATCAACCGCCACATCAAGCGTGGCGGCAAGGTCTGGATCAACATCTTCCCGGACCGCCCGATCACGAAGAAGCCTGCCGAAACCCGCATGGGTTCCGGTAAGGGTTCGCCCGAGTGGTGGGTGGCCCCGGTGAAGCCGGGCCGCGTGCTGTTCGAGATGAGCTACCCCAATGAGGAGACCGCTCGCGAGGCCCTGCGCCGCGCACAGCACAAGCTCCCCATCAAGACCCGTATCGTGACCCGAGAGGAGCAGTTCTGA
- the rplC gene encoding 50S ribosomal protein L3, whose protein sequence is MSNQNATKGILGTKLGMTQVFDENNRVVPVTVIATGSNVVTQLRTADRDGYTAIQLAYGAIDPRKVNKPVAGQFAKAGVTPRRHLTEIRIDDISTFEVGQELGADIFTDGVKVDVTGTSKGKGYAGVMKRHGFKGLGASHGAHRVHRSPGSIGGCATPGRVFKGTRMAGRMGSDRVTTQNLTVHKVDAEAGLLLIKGAIPGRKGGIVVVRDAVKGGKK, encoded by the coding sequence ATGAGCAATCAGAATGCAACCAAGGGAATCCTGGGCACCAAGCTCGGCATGACCCAGGTTTTCGACGAGAACAACCGGGTCGTCCCGGTGACCGTCATCGCGACCGGCTCCAACGTCGTCACGCAGCTGCGTACCGCAGACCGCGACGGCTACACGGCCATCCAGCTCGCATACGGCGCCATCGACCCCCGCAAGGTGAACAAGCCGGTCGCCGGCCAGTTCGCGAAGGCCGGAGTCACCCCGCGCCGCCACCTCACCGAGATTCGCATCGACGACATCTCGACCTTCGAGGTCGGCCAGGAGCTCGGCGCCGACATCTTCACCGATGGTGTGAAGGTCGACGTGACCGGTACCTCCAAGGGCAAGGGCTACGCCGGTGTCATGAAGCGTCACGGCTTCAAGGGTCTGGGCGCCAGCCACGGTGCCCACCGCGTGCACCGTTCGCCGGGCTCCATCGGTGGCTGCGCCACGCCGGGTCGCGTCTTCAAGGGCACCCGCATGGCAGGCCGCATGGGCTCCGACCGCGTTACCACGCAGAACCTGACGGTCCACAAGGTGGACGCTGAAGCCGGTCTGCTGTTGATCAAGGGCGCGATCCCCGGCCGCAAGGGCGGCATCGTGGTGGTCCGCGACGCAGTGAAGGGTGGCAAGAAGTGA
- a CDS encoding hotdog fold domain-containing protein has product MTATSSNTNSSTYALRRRLPDGKVGDVLFSLGLMAKAPYFATIIPIVEEMEPGYARVKAPMWFGIQNHIGTFHAIAACNLAEAAMGVLMEATTPDTHRWIPKGMQTQYLAKATTSLTAHAELAEPVDFAEITEGRDVVVSIRILDKAGTEVVHADITTWVTPK; this is encoded by the coding sequence ATGACTGCAACTTCGAGTAACACCAACAGCTCGACTTACGCGCTGCGCCGTCGTCTGCCCGACGGCAAGGTCGGCGACGTGCTGTTCTCGCTGGGCCTGATGGCCAAGGCGCCGTACTTCGCGACCATCATCCCGATCGTGGAGGAGATGGAGCCCGGCTATGCCCGCGTCAAGGCGCCCATGTGGTTCGGCATCCAAAACCACATCGGCACGTTCCACGCGATCGCCGCGTGCAACCTCGCCGAGGCCGCGATGGGCGTGCTGATGGAGGCGACGACGCCCGACACCCACCGCTGGATCCCGAAGGGCATGCAGACGCAGTACCTGGCGAAGGCCACGACCAGCCTCACCGCCCACGCCGAACTGGCCGAGCCCGTCGACTTCGCCGAGATCACCGAAGGGCGCGACGTCGTCGTCTCGATCCGGATCCTCGACAAGGCGGGCACCGAGGTGGTTCACGCCGACATCACGACGTGGGTGACGCCGAAGTGA
- the rpmC gene encoding 50S ribosomal protein L29 has translation MALGVAASELRELSDADLVARLKESKEELFNLRFQMATGQLDNNRRLRTVRREIARVYTVMRERELGLASGPEGEDA, from the coding sequence ATGGCACTCGGAGTTGCTGCTTCTGAGCTCCGCGAGCTCAGCGACGCCGATCTGGTCGCTCGCCTGAAGGAGTCGAAGGAAGAGCTGTTCAACCTTCGTTTCCAGATGGCCACCGGCCAGCTCGATAACAACCGCCGGCTGCGTACCGTTCGCCGGGAGATCGCACGCGTCTACACCGTCATGCGTGAGCGTGAGCTGGGCCTCGCGTCCGGACCGGAGGGTGAAGACGCATGA
- a CDS encoding DsbA family protein — translation MGDAEVSRLRTVAAGAFAVAALLAGCGVDGTAVKASGDSGTPTSTGTSTPGSTTPGSSPDTTTAPDGAFRIAKSDNVRVVVTVVEDMACPACKAFEAAYGSVLDEISDLPGAAVDYRIISFLDRMSDDKYSSRAANASYCVWNRSGDAAQKQDVWLKFQTAAFRDQPREGGPGLPDSKLADLAASAGAPDAASCITTGKYKADVASNSAKTLADPSFEGTPTILVNGEKVDLRSAARLLDMVEELLPK, via the coding sequence GTGGGTGACGCCGAAGTGAGCAGACTCCGCACCGTCGCCGCCGGCGCCTTCGCCGTCGCGGCGCTCCTCGCCGGTTGCGGCGTGGACGGGACCGCGGTCAAGGCCTCAGGCGACTCCGGCACGCCGACGTCGACCGGCACGTCGACACCCGGTTCGACGACACCGGGCTCGAGTCCCGACACCACGACCGCACCCGACGGCGCGTTCCGCATCGCGAAGTCCGACAACGTCCGGGTGGTCGTCACGGTCGTCGAAGACATGGCCTGTCCCGCGTGCAAGGCCTTCGAGGCCGCGTACGGCTCGGTGCTCGACGAGATCTCCGATCTGCCCGGCGCCGCCGTCGACTACCGCATCATCTCGTTCCTGGATCGCATGAGCGACGACAAGTACTCGTCCCGCGCGGCCAACGCGTCGTACTGCGTGTGGAACCGCTCCGGCGACGCCGCGCAGAAACAGGACGTGTGGCTCAAGTTCCAGACCGCGGCGTTCCGCGATCAGCCCCGCGAGGGCGGTCCCGGCCTGCCCGACTCGAAACTAGCGGATCTGGCCGCGTCGGCGGGCGCCCCCGATGCCGCGTCGTGCATCACCACCGGCAAGTACAAGGCCGACGTGGCGAGCAACTCGGCGAAGACCCTCGCCGATCCGTCGTTCGAGGGGACGCCGACGATTCTGGTGAACGGCGAGAAGGTGGACCTGCGGTCTGCGGCCAGACTCCTCGACATGGTCGAAGAGCTGCTGCCGAAGTAG
- the rplD gene encoding 50S ribosomal protein L4, with protein MSTETATKLTLDVRKADGSTDGTVDLPADLFDVTANIALMHQVVVAQQAAGRQGTHSTKTRGQVSGGGAKPYRQKGTGRARQGSTRAPQFAGGGTVHGPQPRDYTQKVNKKVKAAALRGALSDRARNERIHVVTELVAGQTPSTKAARKFLELLSDRRKFLVVVSREDQTAWKSVANLGNVQPIAPDQLNTYDVLDSDEVVFSVETLNAFIEQNQKKEA; from the coding sequence GTGAGCACCGAAACCGCAACCAAGCTGACGCTCGACGTCCGCAAGGCTGATGGCAGCACCGACGGCACCGTCGACCTGCCCGCCGACCTGTTCGACGTGACCGCGAACATCGCGCTCATGCACCAGGTCGTCGTCGCCCAGCAGGCCGCAGGCCGCCAGGGCACGCACTCGACCAAGACCCGTGGTCAGGTCTCCGGCGGCGGCGCCAAGCCGTACCGCCAGAAGGGCACCGGCCGCGCACGTCAGGGTTCGACCCGCGCACCGCAGTTCGCCGGTGGTGGCACCGTTCACGGTCCGCAGCCGCGCGACTACACGCAGAAGGTCAACAAGAAGGTCAAGGCTGCTGCTCTCCGCGGCGCACTGTCGGACCGTGCTCGCAACGAGCGCATCCACGTCGTCACCGAGCTCGTCGCCGGCCAGACCCCGTCGACCAAGGCCGCTCGCAAGTTCCTCGAGCTCCTGAGCGACCGTCGCAAGTTTCTGGTCGTCGTCTCGCGCGAGGACCAGACCGCATGGAAGAGCGTCGCCAACTTGGGCAACGTCCAGCCGATCGCGCCGGATCAGCTCAACACCTACGACGTCCTCGACTCGGATGAGGTCGTGTTCAGCGTTGAGACCCTGAACGCCTTCATCGAGCAGAACCAGAAGAAGGAGGCCTAG
- the rplB gene encoding 50S ribosomal protein L2, with product MAIRKYKPTTPGRRGSSGADFSEVTRSHPEKSLVRPLHSTGGRNAHGRITTRHKGGGHKRAYRLIDFRRNDKDGINAKVAHIEYDPNRTARIALLHYVDGEKRYILAPKNLKQGDVVESGPNADIKPGNNLPLRNIPTGTQVHAVELRPGGGAKMARSAGASIQLLGKEGPYATLRMPSGEIRRVDVRCRATVGEVGNAEQSNINWGKAGRMRWKGKRPTVRGVVMNPVDHPHGGGEGKTSGGRHPVSPWGQTEGRTRKNKASDKLIVRRRRTGKNKR from the coding sequence ATGGCAATTCGTAAGTACAAGCCGACGACCCCGGGTCGTCGCGGTTCGAGCGGCGCCGACTTCTCCGAGGTCACCCGTTCGCACCCCGAGAAGTCGCTGGTGCGCCCGCTGCACAGCACTGGTGGCCGTAACGCTCACGGTCGCATCACCACCCGTCACAAGGGTGGCGGCCACAAGCGTGCCTACCGTCTGATCGACTTCCGTCGTAACGACAAGGACGGCATCAACGCCAAGGTCGCGCACATCGAGTACGACCCAAACCGCACCGCGCGCATCGCGCTGCTGCACTACGTGGACGGCGAGAAGCGCTACATCCTGGCGCCGAAGAACCTGAAGCAGGGCGACGTCGTCGAATCCGGCCCCAACGCCGACATCAAGCCGGGCAACAACCTGCCGCTGCGCAATATCCCGACCGGTACCCAGGTCCACGCCGTGGAGCTGCGTCCGGGCGGTGGCGCCAAGATGGCTCGTTCGGCCGGTGCGTCGATCCAGCTGCTGGGCAAGGAAGGCCCCTACGCCACGCTGCGTATGCCGTCCGGTGAGATCCGTCGCGTCGACGTGCGCTGCCGCGCCACCGTCGGCGAGGTCGGCAACGCCGAGCAGAGCAACATCAACTGGGGCAAGGCCGGCCGCATGCGCTGGAAGGGCAAGCGTCCTACCGTCCGCGGTGTCGTGATGAACCCGGTCGACCACCCGCACGGTGGTGGCGAGGGCAAGACCTCGGGTGGTCGCCACCCGGTCAGCCCGTGGGGTCAGACCGAGGGTCGCACCCGCAAGAACAAGGCCAGCGACAAGCTGATCGTCCGCCGCCGTCGTACCGGCAAGAACAAGCGATAA
- the rplW gene encoding 50S ribosomal protein L23, with protein MATQADPRDIILAPVISEKAYGLIEDNVYTFLVHPDSNKTQIKIAVEAIFDVKVSSVNTANRQGKRKRTRYGYGKRKDTKRAIVTLSADSKPIEIFGGAVS; from the coding sequence ATGGCTACGCAGGCAGACCCGCGTGACATCATCCTGGCGCCGGTGATCTCGGAGAAGGCTTACGGGCTGATCGAAGACAACGTGTACACCTTCCTGGTGCACCCGGATTCGAACAAGACCCAGATCAAGATCGCCGTCGAAGCGATCTTCGATGTGAAGGTCTCGAGCGTCAACACCGCCAATCGTCAGGGCAAGCGCAAGCGCACCCGTTACGGCTACGGCAAGCGCAAGGACACCAAGCGCGCCATCGTGACGCTGTCCGCTGACAGCAAGCCCATCGAGATCTTCGGGGGCGCGGTCTCCTGA
- a CDS encoding type IV toxin-antitoxin system AbiEi family antitoxin domain-containing protein, with product MLAVDELPVDEFGLIRRAAALDAGWSDTRLIAAVRRGELIHLAPGVYVRSNPWFVTESAGRDELYRLRGLAAVTSERCGNGVVLSHQSAAAQHGISLLKSDTRYVHVTRDARSGGGRRAERQLHAVSLPDCDVVDLGRFRVTSMERTAVDVATDGATFAQALTVFDMALARGASREVMTEMLAGRRNRGVKTARRALYFASSLSESVGESWSRAQMIDADIRFPVLQCTHIAEGHEYRSDFDWECRLVGEFDGKVKYGRLRKPGETIEQAVMREKEREDRLRSIGIMVIRWIWSDLENNRMIPRVQYWLERFDRLPMR from the coding sequence ATGCTTGCAGTCGATGAGTTGCCGGTGGACGAGTTCGGTCTGATCCGACGGGCCGCGGCGCTCGACGCGGGGTGGTCGGACACCAGGCTGATCGCTGCCGTCCGCCGTGGGGAACTGATCCATCTTGCCCCGGGCGTCTACGTGCGATCGAACCCGTGGTTCGTCACAGAATCCGCCGGGCGCGACGAACTGTATCGACTGCGGGGACTGGCTGCGGTCACGTCGGAGAGGTGCGGCAACGGGGTGGTGCTGAGCCATCAGTCGGCAGCTGCCCAACATGGCATCTCGCTGCTCAAATCCGACACGAGATACGTCCACGTGACGCGCGATGCGAGAAGCGGGGGCGGTCGTCGGGCGGAACGGCAGCTCCACGCTGTATCGCTTCCCGACTGCGACGTCGTCGACCTCGGTCGCTTCCGCGTCACGTCGATGGAGCGGACGGCGGTCGACGTCGCAACCGACGGAGCGACGTTCGCTCAAGCCTTGACTGTGTTCGACATGGCGCTGGCGCGAGGGGCGTCGCGCGAGGTGATGACCGAGATGCTGGCGGGCCGCCGCAATCGCGGCGTCAAGACGGCCCGTCGCGCGTTGTACTTCGCGTCCAGTCTCTCGGAGTCGGTCGGGGAGTCGTGGAGTCGAGCCCAGATGATCGACGCCGACATCCGCTTCCCCGTGCTCCAGTGCACCCACATCGCAGAGGGGCACGAGTACCGCTCCGACTTCGACTGGGAGTGCCGACTCGTCGGCGAGTTCGACGGCAAGGTCAAGTACGGCCGCCTGCGGAAGCCCGGGGAGACGATCGAGCAGGCCGTGATGCGGGAGAAGGAACGCGAGGACCGCCTGCGCAGCATCGGCATCATGGTGATCCGCTGGATCTGGTCGGATCTGGAGAACAACCGGATGATCCCGCGAGTGCAGTACTGGCTGGAGCGGTTCGACCGGTTGCCGATGCGCTGA